A stretch of DNA from Maridesulfovibrio sp.:
TCCGGTTCGCCTTCGCACAGGACTATCGGCCCGGACTTGGCAATCATGGATGGAGCGGGAAACAACCGGGCGTTACCGTATCCCCTACCCCATGAAATGATCTTGTTCTTCAGGTTAGTACCGGGCTTGCGGTAAAGCCGGATATTCCGAAGCTGGCCTTGTGCGTCCCGGATCGGGATAGCAACGCGCATAGGCGCGCCGTTAATGGGCCTGATGTTTTCGTCCCGGTCCCGGTAGCACATCTGCATACGCAGGTCGTGCCGTTTGATTACTTCCGGTGACCAGCCGCGTACCTCTTTGAAAACTTTAAACCAATCAACAGGCAACAGAGCCATCCGGCCCCAGACCTCTTCAGGAATGACAGGAGTGCTACCGCGTTTACTTTCCTTACGCTTCTGCTGAACGGTCTGCCGAGGTTTTGGGGCATCCTTTACGCCTTGCCCGTATTTATCCTTGAAGCTCTTGAATGCTTCATCATTTGCAAGGCCGTTTACCAGCCCGTAAAGCTTGATCAGGTCGCCGCAGTCGGTACACCCGGCAAGGCATTTGAAATAGTCGTCCACAAAATTATAGCCGAAGGATGGATTATCATCCGTATGAAAAGGACATTTGCCGTTCAGCCATTTTCCTTCTTCCTTTGCGACCTCAAACAATGAGCGCGCTATGGTTTTGCGCTCATCTTCGGAAAGATGTGTTCCGGCCCAGCCCATAGTTAGCCCTTTACAAGGTATTTAATGCGGTCACGCCAGAACAGGGCGGAGGAAATCAGTTCCATGATTTCCTTATCGAACTCCGCGAATTCATCAGCCTGAACCTTGCCGTCTTCCATGATGGCGGCGAATTTGACCACCGCGTCACTGAATTCTTTAGTGGTGCGGTTCATGTCGTCTTCAAGCGATTCCGAAAAAATGCCCGCATCAGGAAGCGGGACAACAGCCATATTCATCTGCTGAATTCTCATCGCCATAGGTTGTGAAAGTTCCGGGTGTTAATTCTTTGATTTTCATGAGTACGTCTTAATTTTTGAAAGGTTATATCTATTGTCTGCTATTGCTTTATATAATTAACGGATATGAGTTAGATGATTCAGGTCCGGGAGTGCTATTTTTTTCCTCTCTTTCACTCCGCCCGCACTTAACGCGGGTAGGTATGGCAAAAGTTGGATCTATTATGAGCAAAAAAGTTAAACGAAGACGGAGCAACGAGAGTCCAAGGAGATTCATTTGGACTTATTTGGATGCAAATAGACGAAATGCCCCTGATGATCAGGGGCATTCTGTACTGTATTGGATGGTATTATTTGGGGAGAATTTTTGGGGTGTGGGATTCGAACTTGTGGAGATAAGATTGCTAGGCAGAAAAACATCCCCTAAAGGCCTCGGCTACATCATTATCGTACTCAACCAAATATTGTAGCAAGACAGTACAATGCATTATCAGATCGTGGCTTCTAGCAGGATCTAGGAAAACTTCGCCTCGATATTTACCGCCATGAAATAAATTATTGCGTACTTGTCGAATATATCGAGAAATCTTATGTGAATTTGACGTTGTTGTTGGCAAATCCATATCTACATATCTTAAGAATGTATTCCCATTGGCAGTAGTCATCTGCTGTACCTTTGGCGGAGCATCCAATAAAAATTGTATACTAGCAGAAATGATACCGTCGTTAATGGACGCAAACTCAAAAATATTTGGATTGTCATTGATGAAATTAAACCAATCTACTCCAATAACAATATCTCCATTTAATTTGCAATAACCATTTGCTTTTAATGCGTACTCAACCAATGAAAATAAATGAAAATAGTTTTTTCCAACATCTAGATCAGAACACATAATCTATCTCCGTCAGTCACATTAGAAATTTTTGCGCATTTGAGAATAACTTTACAAAACATCAAAGCTTTAATTTAAAATTATAATAAGCCATGATCAGAATAAAGTCTTCCCTCTCCATCCTCAGAAGTCTCCGTATAAAACCATGCTGTATTGCCATTACGGCTAATTAATGGACGATTAATGTCAAAAGTATGAATTGTTTCTTCAACATCAAATTCACCATTTAAAGGCAATAAAGACTTCGCTACGTGTAGGTAGACATGGTCAATATAACGATTTTTAACAACAAAGCTGTTTAGCATTTCAAAATTACGGTTCAGCTGTTCTACTGCGAACTGTGGACCTTGGCACTCTTCTACTAAAATATGGACAACCCCATGTTTCTTTTCAGGAATTTGTTCAGTTCCCTTTACAAGTAACTTCTTTACATGTCTGACCTGTGCATCAATCGTTGTAGGGTTTACAGTGTTGCGGGTAATGACACTGATAAATTTTATTTGTCTTATTAAATGTCCGCGCCCTTTACAGCTTGCAACTAATTTATAACCAAAATATGGATTGTAGTTTCCTGTAAGCATTTTAAAAAAAGAAGGATCATCAGATTTAAAATATTTGTATTCATTAGCAGCACATGGATTTTCATTCAGTGGTGAACACGTAATGATCACATTCTCTACATCATATATTGTAATTTTTTTTCTTACTAATTTATGCAGCTTATTTATAATTATATCTAAGACACTCTTAGAATCTACATCTTCAACTTTTCCTAAGAAATCAAAATGTAGATGGCAGCTTATTTCACATTCTCGGATGAGTGTTCCTAAAGCACTTGAAAAAGAATACCATTCATCAGCCTCTCTGTAAGTCTCTTGAGTGCCACGTCTTGCTTTCTTACATTCGGCGTAATAGACTAAAGAACCGTCTTTTATTTCTAAGTCTGGTGTTTTCTTGCTTGGGTGCTCTGGTATAAAACGGACATAATCTTTCTTTTTTAGATAGCTAGCCGCAACACCAAATTCAAACAATGTTGAGTCAACGTCATTTGAATTTTCCTTTGCAATAAAACTAAGAAATTTTTCATTAAATCCATCTATTAAACTAATTTTTTCAAAATTACCTAAAAAGTTTG
This window harbors:
- a CDS encoding phage regulatory CII family protein codes for the protein MAMRIQQMNMAVVPLPDAGIFSESLEDDMNRTTKEFSDAVVKFAAIMEDGKVQADEFAEFDKEIMELISSALFWRDRIKYLVKG